One stretch of Haladaptatus sp. R4 DNA includes these proteins:
- the rimI gene encoding ribosomal protein S18-alanine N-acetyltransferase has protein sequence MTATASETGSISIRPAEDADLLAIFRIEKASFEQPWPFAAFERYVGEPTFLVATDGVKIIGYIVADVIPNHGQPLGHVKDLAVHPSRRGEGIGRELLKRALSGLQFQSTHSVKLEVRASNEPAISLYQEFGFRYLRTIPQYYGDGEDALVMLVELDPVGTE, from the coding sequence GTGACAGCCACTGCGAGCGAGACGGGGTCGATTTCGATTCGCCCCGCCGAAGATGCGGACTTGCTCGCCATCTTCCGCATCGAGAAGGCGTCGTTCGAACAGCCGTGGCCGTTCGCCGCGTTCGAGCGGTACGTCGGCGAGCCGACGTTTCTCGTCGCCACGGACGGGGTGAAGATCATCGGCTACATCGTCGCGGACGTGATTCCGAACCACGGACAGCCACTCGGGCACGTCAAGGACCTCGCGGTGCATCCGTCCCGCCGTGGCGAAGGAATCGGGCGGGAATTGCTCAAGCGAGCGCTGTCCGGGTTGCAGTTCCAGTCAACACACAGCGTGAAGCTCGAAGTTCGGGCGAGCAACGAACCGGCGATTTCGCTGTATCAGGAGTTCGGGTTCCGGTATCTCCGGACGATACCGCAATACTACGGCGATGGTGAGGACGCGCTCGTGATGTTAGTCGAACTCGACCCGGTCGGCACCGAGTGA
- a CDS encoding aconitate hydratase, whose protein sequence is MGQTLTEKILGEHLVEGELETGEEIGIEIDQVLTQDTTGTLVWLQFEALDMDEVQTEIAAQYCDHQTYQFDFKNTDDHRFLRSAAGTFGAHYSRPGNGICHNVHKENFAAPGKTMLGSDSHTPTPGGLGELAIGSGGLDVAVAMGGGPYYIEMPEIVSVRLEGELPEWSTAKDVILEMLRRLSVKGGVGKIFEYTGPGVETLSVPERTTITNMGTELGATTSIFPTDEKTEEWLSALGREDEHVELQADDDAEYDDEIVIDLSEVEPLIAQPSMPDNVVPVREVAGQSVDQVMIGSCTNGGYEDILPAAKMVEGRTVNRKTDLIVAPASKQASEMLAREGWVAELMAAGVNFSEATCGACIGIGHVPASDSVSLRTFNRNFEGRSGIEDDSVYLCSPEVATAAAIKGEIIDPRDLADELGDLDAPGFEMGNDYGTTADDPDLIAPDQAVDDELIKGPNIGDVPLKDELESTLEGPALLKMQDNITTDHIIPATQDILMYRSNIPKLSEFTLSRVDDDFAQRALDSDGGFLVAGENYGQGSSREHAALCPMYLGVDGVLAQSFARIHKANLFNFGLIPLTIDADDYEKIEQGDDIEIVDDVSEAVRSGQEEFTVSVNGDWELTATLDASERERQILADGGKLPHTKKQVEGGDAAASADD, encoded by the coding sequence ATGGGACAAACACTGACGGAAAAGATTCTCGGCGAGCACCTCGTCGAGGGCGAACTCGAAACCGGTGAGGAAATCGGGATCGAGATTGACCAGGTTCTCACACAGGACACCACGGGGACACTCGTCTGGCTCCAGTTCGAGGCACTCGACATGGACGAAGTCCAGACCGAGATCGCGGCCCAGTACTGTGACCACCAGACCTACCAGTTCGACTTCAAGAACACGGACGACCACCGATTCCTCCGCTCCGCGGCAGGCACGTTCGGTGCACACTACTCCCGTCCGGGTAACGGTATCTGTCACAACGTCCACAAGGAGAACTTCGCCGCACCCGGCAAGACGATGCTCGGGTCTGACTCCCACACGCCGACTCCCGGTGGCCTGGGTGAACTCGCGATCGGTTCCGGCGGTCTCGACGTCGCAGTCGCCATGGGTGGCGGCCCGTACTACATCGAGATGCCGGAGATCGTCAGCGTTCGCCTCGAAGGCGAACTCCCCGAATGGTCCACCGCGAAGGACGTCATCCTCGAGATGCTCCGTCGCCTCTCCGTGAAAGGTGGCGTCGGCAAAATCTTCGAGTACACCGGCCCCGGTGTCGAGACGCTTTCCGTTCCGGAACGGACGACCATCACCAACATGGGCACGGAACTCGGCGCGACGACCTCCATCTTCCCGACGGACGAGAAGACCGAGGAGTGGCTCAGCGCCCTCGGCCGCGAGGACGAGCACGTCGAACTCCAGGCCGACGACGACGCGGAGTACGACGACGAGATCGTCATCGACCTCTCCGAGGTCGAACCGCTCATCGCACAGCCATCGATGCCCGACAACGTCGTCCCTGTCCGCGAAGTCGCCGGACAGTCGGTCGACCAGGTCATGATCGGTTCCTGTACGAACGGTGGCTACGAGGACATCCTCCCCGCCGCGAAGATGGTCGAAGGCCGCACGGTCAACCGGAAGACGGACCTCATCGTCGCCCCGGCATCCAAACAGGCATCCGAGATGCTCGCCCGCGAGGGCTGGGTTGCTGAACTGATGGCGGCAGGCGTCAACTTCTCCGAGGCGACCTGTGGTGCGTGTATCGGTATCGGTCACGTTCCGGCCTCGGACTCCGTTTCCCTGCGTACGTTCAACCGCAACTTCGAGGGTCGCTCCGGTATCGAGGACGACTCCGTCTACCTCTGTTCGCCCGAAGTCGCCACGGCGGCGGCCATCAAAGGCGAAATCATCGACCCGCGCGACCTCGCCGACGAACTCGGCGACCTCGACGCGCCCGGATTCGAGATGGGTAACGACTACGGCACCACCGCCGACGACCCCGACCTCATCGCCCCCGACCAGGCCGTCGACGACGAACTCATCAAAGGCCCGAACATCGGCGACGTCCCGCTGAAGGACGAACTCGAATCCACGCTCGAAGGCCCGGCCCTGCTCAAGATGCAGGACAACATCACGACCGACCACATCATCCCTGCGACGCAGGACATCCTGATGTACCGGTCGAACATCCCGAAGCTCTCCGAGTTCACGCTCTCGCGCGTTGACGACGACTTCGCACAGCGCGCACTCGACTCCGACGGTGGTTTCCTCGTCGCTGGCGAGAACTACGGTCAGGGTAGCTCGCGCGAACACGCGGCACTGTGCCCGATGTACCTCGGCGTGGACGGCGTCCTCGCACAGAGCTTCGCCCGCATCCACAAGGCGAACCTGTTCAACTTCGGTCTCATCCCGCTCACCATCGACGCGGACGACTACGAGAAGATCGAACAGGGCGACGACATCGAAATCGTCGACGACGTTTCGGAAGCGGTCCGCTCCGGCCAGGAAGAGTTCACGGTCAGCGTGAACGGCGACTGGGAACTCACCGCGACGCTCGACGCGTCCGAACGTGAGCGCCAGATTCTCGCCGACGGTGGCAAGCTGCCCCACACGAAGAAGCAAGTCGAAGGCGGCGACGCAGCGGCCTCCGCGGACGACTAG
- a CDS encoding S8 family serine peptidase — MVDNNSQGRRRFLKRTGAAAVASTIPFSGAAAADGGVLDGAFDDTTDLLQESLVVFESNDDVDQLGTLSLANGYHKFDVLPIGYTELSVSQLETIADWESVRYVRKNVELDYYNDDSRQVTGANDVQSDLGYTGTDVHTAVIDSGVDGDHPDLESSLVANWQWVGNPLDSPTLWTRASVLDTDTIGHGTHCSGSIAGDGTKSDGKQRGMAPDANLTVYAAGVSLLVVKAAAAYDHLLSRVQSGATDVKIVSNSYGSSNGEKFHPDQALNVATWHAYQAGLLPVFAAGNSGPDTNTLNQYAKAPHVLGVAATKDDKTVTDFSSRGRKQDSTNTPDNWDRKTALDNLTAYHDGGGSSGPYGIYRPGIGAPGNEIVSTMSPDDALQAESPEDGRLWYATISGTSMATPMVAGIATLVVDAYRKNNNGDISPLELLNTLTAEAEDTHDNYTAWNIGTGFVDAVDSVTRAENGSLGTYGDVSLVSN, encoded by the coding sequence ATGGTTGACAACAACTCACAAGGTCGGCGACGATTTCTCAAAAGGACCGGGGCGGCGGCGGTTGCGTCCACGATACCGTTCAGCGGGGCAGCGGCGGCGGATGGTGGTGTGCTGGACGGTGCGTTCGACGATACGACGGATCTCCTCCAGGAATCTCTCGTCGTCTTCGAGAGCAACGACGACGTGGATCAACTCGGTACGTTGAGCCTTGCTAATGGCTATCACAAGTTCGACGTGCTCCCTATCGGCTATACCGAACTTTCGGTGAGCCAGTTGGAGACGATAGCTGACTGGGAATCGGTTCGATACGTCCGAAAGAACGTCGAGTTGGACTACTACAACGACGACAGTCGGCAAGTTACGGGAGCCAACGACGTGCAATCGGACCTCGGGTATACCGGGACCGACGTGCACACCGCAGTCATCGACTCGGGTGTGGACGGCGACCATCCGGACCTCGAATCCAGTCTCGTCGCCAACTGGCAGTGGGTCGGTAACCCGCTCGACTCACCGACGTTGTGGACCCGCGCGAGCGTTCTCGATACCGACACGATCGGGCACGGAACCCACTGCTCGGGGTCCATCGCGGGCGACGGGACGAAGAGCGACGGGAAACAGCGAGGGATGGCTCCGGATGCGAACCTGACGGTGTACGCCGCGGGTGTGAGCCTGTTAGTCGTGAAGGCGGCCGCGGCGTACGACCACCTGCTGTCGCGCGTCCAGAGCGGCGCGACGGACGTAAAAATCGTCTCGAACTCCTACGGTTCCTCGAACGGCGAGAAGTTCCACCCGGATCAAGCGCTCAACGTCGCGACGTGGCACGCCTACCAAGCGGGGCTACTGCCGGTGTTCGCGGCGGGCAACAGCGGACCGGACACGAACACGCTCAATCAGTACGCGAAAGCGCCGCACGTCCTCGGCGTCGCGGCGACGAAGGACGACAAGACCGTGACCGACTTTTCGTCCCGTGGTCGGAAACAGGATAGCACCAACACCCCGGACAACTGGGACCGGAAAACCGCACTCGACAATCTCACGGCGTATCACGACGGCGGTGGGAGTTCCGGACCGTACGGAATCTACCGTCCCGGTATCGGTGCACCGGGCAACGAGATAGTCAGTACGATGTCGCCCGATGACGCGCTACAGGCAGAAAGCCCGGAGGATGGTCGGCTCTGGTATGCAACCATCAGCGGGACGAGCATGGCGACGCCGATGGTCGCGGGAATCGCCACGCTCGTCGTCGACGCCTATCGGAAGAACAACAACGGCGACATCAGCCCGCTGGAACTACTCAATACCCTCACGGCCGAGGCGGAGGACACACACGACAACTACACCGCGTGGAACATCGGAACCGGGTTCGTGGACGCCGTCGATTCGGTAACCCGTGCCGAGAACGGTTCCCTCGGTACGTACGGCGACGTGAGTCTCGTGAGTAACTGA
- a CDS encoding bifunctional UDP-sugar hydrolase/5'-nucleotidase: MNETTGDTIEGAQPYEVVHRGGVKVGVVGAIYPGVDGSVSENLSAHNITAKPVVPTLQKYEKLLRQQKNVDVVVVLLHEGTKEAETVAKQTDADVVLTGHDEVVYRPRVVDGTIISETEARAEYLSEINLTVEDGDVVGANGRLINITESTPKNETVSRIINDYRSEVDLDSTIAYTETPLDARFSTNYHRESNYGDLVTDAMRSQTGADVAITNAGGIRSNGVYGPGNITGGDVFNTLPFGNKVVTVRLTGAQLKETLASQITTMESDAGQQYGAEMSMQVSGVRFEWVGHDGKQKIRDVRVDGKPLDPNATYEVAVNDFMAGGGSGYPLADKPVVQRTDKLLSTTVVDYLKSNGKIAPTTDGRIQRVDTSLADESVSLDGHGNAVMQFDAPDDYDATAPNTFVVSTPDNRTVATEKVTYDADEDTLTVRFDDAELASLVGCNETAQLDLYGEYRSSQYDRVYFNYSRLNADVTATLADRNGHGANERDGTNETNENEDTNRATVPPMAAV, encoded by the coding sequence GTGAACGAGACGACCGGTGACACCATCGAGGGAGCACAGCCCTACGAGGTCGTCCACCGTGGCGGCGTCAAAGTCGGCGTCGTCGGTGCCATCTATCCCGGCGTCGATGGCTCCGTTTCGGAGAACCTCTCGGCGCACAACATTACCGCGAAACCCGTCGTCCCGACGCTGCAGAAGTACGAGAAGCTACTTCGGCAACAGAAGAACGTTGACGTGGTCGTCGTCCTGCTCCACGAAGGCACCAAGGAAGCCGAAACGGTCGCAAAGCAGACCGACGCCGACGTGGTGCTGACCGGTCACGACGAGGTCGTCTACCGACCGCGCGTCGTGGACGGAACCATCATCAGCGAGACGGAAGCCCGCGCCGAGTACCTGAGTGAAATCAACCTCACGGTCGAGGACGGCGACGTCGTCGGCGCGAACGGCCGACTCATCAACATCACGGAGTCGACGCCGAAGAACGAAACCGTCTCGCGGATCATCAACGACTACCGTTCGGAAGTCGACCTCGATTCGACTATCGCGTACACCGAGACACCGCTCGACGCGCGATTCTCCACGAACTACCACCGCGAGAGCAACTACGGCGACCTCGTGACCGACGCGATGCGATCCCAAACGGGTGCCGACGTCGCCATCACCAACGCCGGTGGAATCCGTTCGAACGGTGTTTACGGCCCCGGAAACATCACGGGCGGGGACGTGTTCAACACGCTCCCGTTCGGGAACAAGGTCGTGACGGTTCGACTGACGGGCGCACAACTCAAGGAGACGCTCGCGAGCCAAATCACGACGATGGAAAGTGACGCCGGACAGCAGTACGGCGCGGAGATGTCGATGCAGGTCAGCGGCGTCCGCTTCGAGTGGGTCGGCCACGACGGAAAACAAAAAATACGCGACGTCCGGGTCGATGGAAAACCGCTCGATCCGAACGCGACGTACGAAGTCGCCGTCAACGACTTCATGGCTGGCGGCGGCAGCGGCTATCCGCTCGCCGACAAGCCGGTCGTTCAGCGCACGGACAAACTGCTCTCGACCACCGTCGTGGACTACCTGAAATCGAACGGAAAAATCGCGCCGACGACGGACGGCCGAATTCAGCGCGTCGATACGTCACTCGCCGACGAATCCGTCTCCCTCGACGGGCACGGAAACGCCGTCATGCAGTTCGACGCACCGGACGACTACGACGCAACCGCCCCGAACACGTTCGTCGTCTCCACTCCGGACAACCGCACCGTTGCCACGGAGAAAGTCACCTACGACGCCGACGAGGACACGCTCACGGTTCGGTTCGACGACGCCGAACTCGCGTCGCTCGTCGGCTGTAATGAAACGGCACAGCTCGACCTCTACGGCGAGTATCGATCCTCGCAGTACGACCGCGTCTACTTCAACTACTCCCGGCTGAACGCGGACGTGACTGCGACGCTCGCGGACCGGAACGGACACGGCGCGAACGAGCGCGACGGAACGAACGAGACGAACGAAAACGAGGACACCAACCGAGCGACGGTGCCGCCGATGGCGGCCGTCTGA
- a CDS encoding alkaline phosphatase family protein, which translates to MSNVDVLLIGIDAGCLPVFERLYEDDVIPNIRSICDGGASAPLESQMPPWTPSAWPSMYTGVNPGKHGVCGFVAYDGYDFHVVSGQDVEEHSIWSLLDQHDLTSVVVNVPVTHPPDDINGALIPGFIGPENPRCSPDGLLDDIREEIGEYRVYPTYSREESDYTDAQKMDEYTSLVRMRGEAFRYLADDYEPDFGFVQFQKPDTVFHEFDGDWDKVKTVYEETDRQVGKLLEECDPNTVFIASDHGMGPYEKYEFRVNEFLRDEGFVKARNGGRGMPSWNPIQDELREGKDTKTWEPNTFERLAAKVAQFGFTAHRIRTGLEKVGLAEIAKQYAPKNVARMANEQVDFAKSTAYVRARTELGVRINLQGREPNGIVPPEKYDEVRDELIEKLSGVETPDGEPIFGEVVPRENYFHGKNADNAPDIVTIPNQMGQFISAQLLGDYFAPPTEPWNHKLEGIVAAKGEGIDVDAMPTKAHLFDIAPTIMSALGVPYSDRMDGTVIPVVEDAGSQSYPEYDEENDGSLGDDEGNVEERLADLGYMQ; encoded by the coding sequence ATGAGTAACGTAGATGTTCTTCTTATCGGTATCGACGCCGGATGTCTGCCCGTCTTCGAGCGGTTGTATGAGGACGACGTCATTCCCAACATCCGCTCCATCTGTGACGGTGGCGCATCCGCACCGCTGGAATCACAGATGCCGCCGTGGACCCCGAGTGCGTGGCCGTCGATGTACACCGGCGTCAACCCCGGGAAACACGGCGTCTGCGGGTTCGTCGCCTACGACGGATACGATTTCCACGTCGTGAGCGGGCAGGACGTCGAGGAACACTCGATCTGGTCGCTGCTCGACCAACACGACCTCACGAGCGTCGTCGTCAACGTCCCGGTGACACACCCGCCGGACGACATCAACGGCGCGCTCATTCCGGGGTTCATCGGTCCCGAAAACCCGCGCTGTTCCCCCGATGGACTGCTGGACGACATCCGCGAAGAGATCGGCGAATACCGCGTGTATCCGACCTACTCCCGCGAGGAGTCGGATTACACCGACGCACAGAAGATGGACGAATATACGAGTCTCGTCCGCATGCGAGGGGAAGCGTTCCGCTACCTCGCGGACGACTACGAACCCGACTTCGGGTTCGTCCAGTTCCAGAAGCCCGACACCGTCTTCCACGAGTTCGACGGCGACTGGGACAAAGTGAAGACCGTCTACGAGGAGACAGACAGGCAGGTCGGGAAACTGCTTGAGGAGTGTGACCCGAACACCGTCTTCATCGCGAGCGACCACGGGATGGGACCGTACGAGAAGTACGAGTTCCGCGTCAACGAGTTCCTCCGCGACGAGGGCTTCGTGAAGGCCCGAAACGGCGGACGCGGAATGCCGTCGTGGAACCCGATTCAAGACGAACTCCGGGAAGGGAAGGACACGAAGACGTGGGAGCCGAACACGTTCGAACGGCTGGCCGCGAAAGTGGCCCAGTTCGGCTTCACCGCGCATCGAATCCGAACCGGATTGGAGAAGGTCGGTCTCGCCGAGATCGCAAAACAGTACGCGCCGAAGAACGTGGCTCGGATGGCGAACGAACAGGTGGACTTCGCCAAATCGACCGCCTACGTCCGTGCACGAACCGAACTCGGCGTACGTATCAACTTGCAGGGCCGCGAACCGAACGGCATCGTCCCGCCGGAGAAGTACGACGAGGTGCGTGACGAGCTCATCGAGAAACTCAGCGGCGTCGAAACGCCGGACGGAGAACCCATCTTCGGCGAGGTCGTGCCCCGCGAGAACTACTTCCACGGGAAGAACGCGGACAACGCGCCGGACATCGTGACGATTCCGAACCAGATGGGCCAGTTCATCTCCGCGCAACTGCTCGGCGATTACTTCGCGCCGCCGACCGAACCGTGGAACCACAAACTCGAAGGCATCGTCGCCGCGAAAGGGGAAGGCATCGACGTGGACGCGATGCCGACCAAAGCACACCTCTTCGACATCGCGCCGACGATCATGTCCGCGCTCGGCGTGCCCTACAGCGACCGCATGGACGGGACGGTGATCCCGGTCGTCGAGGACGCCGGTTCGCAGTCCTACCCCGAATACGACGAGGAGAACGACGGTTCATTGGGCGACGACGAGGGCAACGTGGAAGAACGGTTGGCCGACCTCGGCTATATGCAGTAA
- a CDS encoding MFS transporter has translation MNKNRVQFYALYLTRFAAGFGFITLATLLPTYLNVLNPQSGVVVGLFVSGLTAAQSIAVVPLAWGGDRYDKRTVLLGSIVVSIAAYVAFPFVESSWGFIAARALQGVALTGTGLITLALVGELSTADTRANHIGKANSARFAASILGSISAATLYQQYGFDVVFGVIVALLVPALFGVLLFVEPDDTRIEGFPFSDLALNRKLLTLTSFRSQYAVAVTMVRNWVVVYAGLKASQGGLAYAALAVSAVLISEKFTNMLFQPHTGRLSDRYGRALFVFCGGGLYGLVALCIPFSPAIGRTLGLPSMFPILGQLSPAFLPLVGLNALLGIADSFREPASMALFADEGVEGGGVASSFGVRDLVWRPGSILAPILAGILTTGPGIQWVFYFGGAAAISGVLTFLGVLSYSHGTKALTQW, from the coding sequence GTGAACAAAAACCGCGTTCAGTTCTACGCACTCTATCTCACCCGATTCGCCGCCGGGTTCGGATTCATCACGCTGGCGACGCTCCTCCCGACGTATCTCAACGTTTTGAATCCCCAGTCGGGCGTCGTCGTCGGATTGTTCGTCTCCGGACTGACCGCCGCACAGTCGATCGCCGTCGTCCCGCTTGCGTGGGGTGGCGACCGATACGACAAACGAACCGTGTTGCTTGGAAGCATCGTGGTTTCCATCGCGGCCTACGTCGCGTTTCCGTTCGTGGAGAGCAGTTGGGGCTTCATCGCCGCGCGTGCGCTCCAAGGGGTTGCCCTGACCGGAACCGGCCTCATCACGCTCGCGCTCGTCGGTGAACTCTCGACGGCCGACACGCGTGCGAACCATATCGGGAAAGCCAATTCGGCGCGGTTCGCGGCGTCCATCCTCGGGTCTATTTCGGCCGCGACGTTGTATCAACAGTACGGGTTCGACGTGGTGTTCGGGGTTATCGTCGCCCTGCTGGTTCCGGCGCTGTTCGGCGTGTTGTTGTTCGTGGAACCCGACGACACGCGAATCGAAGGCTTTCCGTTCTCGGATTTGGCGCTCAATCGCAAACTCCTGACGCTGACGAGTTTCCGCTCCCAGTACGCCGTCGCGGTAACGATGGTTCGAAACTGGGTCGTCGTATACGCGGGACTGAAGGCGTCTCAGGGTGGGTTGGCCTACGCGGCGCTCGCCGTCAGCGCCGTTCTCATCTCGGAGAAGTTCACGAACATGCTGTTTCAACCCCACACGGGACGCCTTTCAGACCGATACGGCCGCGCTCTGTTCGTCTTCTGCGGCGGCGGCCTGTACGGACTCGTCGCGCTCTGTATTCCGTTCTCACCGGCCATCGGTCGGACGCTCGGACTTCCGTCGATGTTTCCGATCCTCGGGCAACTCTCGCCCGCGTTCCTCCCCCTGGTGGGGTTGAACGCGCTTCTCGGCATCGCCGATAGCTTCCGCGAACCGGCTAGCATGGCGCTGTTCGCCGACGAAGGGGTCGAGGGCGGCGGCGTGGCGAGCAGTTTCGGCGTTCGGGATTTGGTGTGGCGGCCGGGGAGTATCCTCGCGCCGATTCTCGCCGGAATACTGACGACCGGACCGGGTATCCAGTGGGTGTTCTATTTCGGCGGCGCTGCCGCCATTTCCGGCGTCCTGACGTTCCTCGGCGTACTGTCGTACTCCCACGGGACGAAGGCGCTGACACAGTGGTAG
- a CDS encoding deoxyuridine 5'-triphosphate nucleotidohydrolase, translating into MTCERCVNGACVRHARCARTVTALVSRTRRPPMFQSGTFVAEHIEEVRRQQIQPNGVDLTLEKVYEQRDSGRIGRNNKEIGDRHRIESEQMTEKSPENYYLPEGGYIVQYAETVEIPEGHVGFIYPRSSLMRNSCMLNTAVWDAGYEGKGEGLLQVHHDIELERGARIAQLVLAEADHDETYDGDYQRENLD; encoded by the coding sequence GTGACATGTGAACGATGCGTGAATGGTGCGTGTGTGAGACACGCACGCTGCGCGAGAACGGTAACGGCTTTAGTTTCTCGGACACGCCGTCCGCCTATGTTCCAGAGCGGAACGTTCGTCGCAGAACACATCGAGGAGGTTCGGAGACAGCAGATACAACCGAACGGCGTCGATCTGACGCTGGAGAAGGTGTACGAACAACGGGATTCCGGGCGAATCGGGCGAAACAACAAGGAAATCGGCGACCGTCACCGGATCGAATCCGAGCAGATGACGGAAAAGTCGCCGGAGAACTACTACCTCCCGGAAGGTGGCTACATCGTCCAGTACGCCGAAACGGTCGAAATTCCGGAGGGGCACGTCGGCTTCATCTATCCGCGGTCGTCGCTCATGCGTAACTCGTGTATGCTCAACACGGCGGTGTGGGACGCGGGCTACGAGGGGAAGGGTGAAGGATTGTTGCAGGTCCACCACGACATCGAACTCGAACGCGGTGCACGTATCGCACAACTCGTTCTCGCAGAGGCGGACCACGACGAAACCTACGACGGCGACTATCAGCGCGAGAACTTGGACTGA
- the trpB gene encoding tryptophan synthase subunit beta codes for MSREQSIEFGTFGGRHVPEPLEEPLEQLAGAYDEISETEEFQSEFRSLLESFAGRPTPIYHAKRLSAEYGARIYLKREDLLHGGAHKINNCLGQALLAKQAGKERLIAETGAGQHGTATAMVGALLDIPTEIYMGKKDVERQKMNVFRMRLMGAEVNEVTRGDSGLADAVDAALEDFAHNVDDTHYLVGSVVGPDPFPRMVRDFQSVIGEEAREQIQEKAGKLPDGRVACVGGGSNAIGLFHAFRDDPVELYGAEGGGEGTDSKRHAAPLANGTTDILHGMRTRILNDDVEVHSVSAGLDYPGVGPEHAQFRETGRCEYTGVTDEEALAAFRELSELEGIIPALESSHAVALAKQLAAEKDEDDVILVNLSGRGDKDMEQAAELFDLGK; via the coding sequence ATGTCACGAGAACAATCCATCGAGTTCGGGACGTTCGGGGGGCGACACGTTCCCGAACCGCTGGAGGAACCGCTCGAACAGTTAGCAGGAGCGTACGACGAAATTTCGGAGACGGAGGAGTTCCAGTCGGAGTTCCGGTCCCTGCTCGAATCGTTCGCCGGTCGGCCGACACCGATCTATCACGCGAAACGGCTTTCTGCGGAGTACGGTGCACGGATCTACCTGAAGCGGGAGGACCTGCTCCACGGCGGGGCACACAAGATCAACAACTGTCTCGGGCAAGCCCTGCTGGCGAAACAGGCGGGCAAGGAACGACTCATCGCGGAAACCGGCGCGGGACAACACGGCACCGCGACGGCGATGGTCGGCGCGCTGCTCGACATTCCCACCGAGATTTACATGGGCAAAAAGGACGTCGAGCGCCAGAAGATGAACGTCTTCCGCATGCGCCTGATGGGTGCCGAGGTGAACGAGGTCACGCGCGGCGATTCGGGACTCGCGGACGCGGTCGATGCCGCATTGGAGGACTTCGCCCACAACGTGGACGACACGCACTATCTCGTCGGAAGCGTCGTCGGGCCGGATCCGTTCCCCCGCATGGTTCGGGACTTCCAGTCGGTCATCGGCGAGGAGGCACGGGAGCAGATTCAGGAGAAGGCCGGGAAACTCCCCGACGGCCGCGTCGCGTGCGTCGGCGGGGGGTCGAACGCCATCGGGTTGTTCCACGCGTTCCGCGACGACCCCGTCGAACTGTACGGTGCGGAAGGCGGCGGCGAAGGCACCGACTCGAAGCGCCACGCCGCACCGCTGGCGAACGGCACGACCGACATCCTGCACGGGATGCGAACGCGGATTCTGAACGACGACGTGGAAGTTCACTCGGTTTCTGCGGGACTCGACTACCCCGGCGTCGGTCCGGAACACGCCCAGTTCCGCGAGACGGGACGGTGTGAGTACACCGGCGTCACCGACGAGGAGGCGCTCGCCGCGTTCCGCGAACTCAGCGAACTGGAGGGCATCATCCCCGCGCTCGAATCGAGCCACGCCGTCGCACTGGCGAAACAGCTAGCCGCCGAAAAGGACGAGGACGACGTCATTCTCGTGAATTTGAGCGGCCGCGGCGACAAGGACATGGAACAGGCCGCCGAGTTGTTCGACCTCGGAAAATAA
- a CDS encoding DUF5810 domain-containing protein has translation MGYACPVCETPQSDGEHLANHLAFAAILGDDEHESWLDEYAPGWNEDGPDELAPRITEYADEEEYPQVFEDTVHDHGHGHDHGHGNGGHGGHGLEDELQQAGGYGRDAAMGADAQRIMAEARQMTEQMMNDESEGSEDDDANGTDSAQDENE, from the coding sequence ATGGGATATGCGTGTCCAGTGTGTGAAACGCCACAGTCGGACGGGGAACATCTCGCCAATCATCTCGCGTTTGCGGCCATTCTCGGGGACGACGAACACGAATCGTGGCTCGACGAGTACGCGCCGGGGTGGAACGAGGACGGTCCCGACGAACTCGCGCCGCGAATCACGGAGTACGCGGACGAAGAGGAGTATCCGCAGGTGTTCGAGGATACGGTCCACGACCACGGTCACGGGCACGACCACGGCCATGGAAACGGTGGACACGGTGGGCACGGACTCGAAGACGAACTCCAGCAAGCCGGTGGCTACGGTCGGGACGCGGCGATGGGTGCCGACGCACAGCGAATCATGGCGGAAGCACGGCAGATGACCGAGCAGATGATGAACGACGAAAGCGAGGGTTCGGAGGACGACGACGCAAACGGAACGGACTCGGCACAGGACGAAAACGAATAG